One genomic window of Streptomyces sp. NBC_01498 includes the following:
- a CDS encoding N,N-dimethylformamidase beta subunit family domain-containing protein — MCADHIRRWESGALAHAVSDPFGQGPVPWLRGSENYLDDTGQVVPWYADPTLGRDRGGTRTADDVHRQIKGFASAGAVAPGESIDFHITVDPPQPFSVDIYRIGHYAGEGARKITTSPRLSGIVQPAPLAAERTVSCHHWWLSWRLQIPSYWSLGAYVAVLTTTDGHRSHVPFTVRDTHPADLLLLLPDITWQAYNLYPEDGRLGASLYHAWDEEGRLLGEEDAAITVSFDRPYAGAGLPIHVGHAYDFIRWAERYGYDIAYANAGDLHAGLIDPTRYRGLVFPGHDEYWSLPMRRTVERARESGTSLVFLSANTMYWQVELGPSPSGVPDRLLTCRKRHGPGRPALWREVDKPEQQLLGIQYAGRVPEPHPMVVRNATHWFWDATGAFEGDQLPGLVAGEADRYFPRTALPEHDERMLLAHSPYRDGDNTLRHQETSLYRSPSGALVFASGTFAWSPALDRPGHVDPRVQRATANLLDRICKRD, encoded by the coding sequence ATGTGCGCCGATCACATCCGACGGTGGGAATCGGGCGCGCTCGCCCACGCCGTCTCCGATCCCTTCGGCCAGGGACCGGTGCCCTGGCTGCGCGGCAGCGAGAACTACCTCGACGACACGGGCCAGGTCGTCCCCTGGTACGCGGACCCGACGCTCGGCCGCGACCGGGGCGGCACCCGTACCGCCGACGACGTCCACCGCCAGATCAAGGGCTTCGCCTCCGCCGGCGCCGTCGCCCCCGGCGAGTCCATCGACTTCCACATCACCGTCGATCCGCCCCAGCCGTTCTCCGTGGACATCTACCGGATCGGGCACTACGCCGGCGAGGGCGCCCGCAAGATCACCACGAGCCCCCGGCTCTCCGGCATCGTCCAGCCCGCCCCGCTCGCCGCCGAACGCACCGTGTCCTGCCACCACTGGTGGCTCTCCTGGCGCCTCCAGATCCCGTCGTACTGGTCGCTCGGCGCGTATGTCGCCGTCCTCACCACGACCGACGGCCACCGTTCCCACGTGCCGTTCACGGTCCGCGACACCCACCCCGCCGACCTGCTGCTCCTGCTGCCCGACATCACCTGGCAGGCGTACAACCTCTACCCGGAGGACGGCCGTCTCGGCGCCAGCCTCTACCACGCCTGGGACGAGGAGGGCCGGCTCCTCGGCGAGGAGGACGCGGCGATCACCGTCTCCTTCGACCGCCCGTACGCGGGCGCCGGGCTGCCCATCCATGTCGGCCACGCCTACGATTTCATCCGCTGGGCCGAGCGGTACGGCTACGACATCGCATACGCGAACGCCGGCGATCTGCACGCCGGGCTGATCGACCCGACCCGCTACCGGGGCCTGGTCTTCCCCGGCCACGACGAGTACTGGTCGCTCCCCATGCGCCGCACCGTCGAGCGGGCCCGCGAGAGCGGCACGTCGCTGGTCTTCCTCTCCGCCAACACCATGTACTGGCAGGTCGAGTTGGGCCCGTCGCCGTCCGGCGTCCCGGACCGGCTGCTCACCTGCCGCAAGCGCCACGGCCCCGGACGCCCCGCGCTCTGGCGGGAGGTGGACAAGCCGGAGCAGCAACTGCTCGGCATCCAGTACGCGGGCCGGGTCCCCGAGCCGCACCCGATGGTCGTACGGAACGCGACGCACTGGTTCTGGGACGCCACCGGCGCCTTCGAGGGCGACCAACTCCCGGGCCTGGTCGCCGGGGAGGCCGACCGCTACTTCCCGCGTACGGCGCTGCCCGAGCACGACGAGCGGATGCTGCTGGCGCACTCGCCCTACCGGGACGGCGACAACACCCTTCGCCACCAGGAGACTTCGCTCTACCGTTCCCCGTCCGGCGCTCTCGTCTTCGCCTCCGGGACCTTCGCGTGGTCGCCCGCGCTCGACCGGCCCGGCCATGTCGACCCGCGCGTCCAGCGGGCCACCGCAAACCTCCTCGACCGCATCTGCAAACGCGACTGA
- a CDS encoding Fur family transcriptional regulator, whose product MSDLLERLRGRGWRMTSQRRVVAQVLDGEHVHLTADEVHALAADRLPEISRATVYNTLGELVTLGEVVEVSTTGRAKRYDPNAHRPHHHLICSTCATIRDVHPTSDPLSALPPEERFGFTVTGAAVTYRGVCPGCAGGAA is encoded by the coding sequence ATGAGCGACCTGCTGGAGCGACTGCGCGGCCGGGGCTGGCGGATGACGTCCCAGCGCCGGGTCGTGGCCCAGGTCCTCGACGGCGAACACGTCCACCTCACGGCCGACGAGGTCCACGCCCTCGCGGCGGACCGCCTGCCGGAGATCTCGCGGGCGACGGTCTACAACACCCTCGGCGAACTGGTCACCCTGGGCGAGGTCGTGGAGGTCTCCACGACGGGCCGCGCCAAACGCTACGACCCGAACGCCCACCGCCCCCACCACCACCTGATCTGCTCCACCTGCGCCACGATCCGCGACGTCCACCCGACGAGCGACCCCCTGTCCGCCCTCCCACCGGAGGAACGCTTCGGCTTCACGGTGACGGGGGCGGCCGTCACGTACCGGGGGGTGTGCCCGGGGTGCGCGGGCGGGGCGGCCTGA
- a CDS encoding DNA polymerase III subunit gamma and tau, with protein sequence MSSLALYRRYRPESFAEVIGQEHVTDPLQQALRNNRVNHAYLFSGPRGCGKTTSARILARCLNCEQGPTPTPCGVCQSCQDLARTGPGSIDVIEIDAASHGGVDDARDLREKAFFGPASSRYKIYIIDEAHMVTPAGFNALLKVVEEPPEHLKFIFATTEPEKVIGTIRSRTHHYPFRLVPPGTLREYLGEVCGKERIPVADGVLPLVVRAGAGSVRDSMSVMDQLLAGAAEDGVTYAMATSLLGYTDSSLLDSTIDAFAAGDGAAAFEVVDRVIEGGNDPRRFVADLLERLRDLVILAAVPDAGTKGLIDAPDDVIQRMQDQAAVFGAAELSRAADLVNTGLTEMRGATSPRLQLELICARVLLPAAFDDERSVQTRLDRLERGVASAAFSTGGAGPAVGYVPGPEAHMPPPGSGHPAARPATPGNGHGNARGGGGEARTPAPPVPAEAPFVPEAPPVPETPAPAAGARPGAWPGAAAPPPRPPAPGTAARKPGGWPTASTPGRPAPAPEAAPAAPPAYESGAPSAPAGGGPGMTQGAGQVRNMWPEILEAVKNRRRFTWILLSQNAQVAGFDGTTLQLGFLNAGARDNFATSGSEEVLKQALSEHFRVQWKIEAIIDPSGGTQPPPAPGGGNGPSGGGSYGGGGGGGAPGGYGGGGGARPPAPAPSQRPAPPAQHPADSGPGAGSPAPGGHASAATATATAAPGHAPPEQRRPSGGPVAPPPPVVPQVAPEDDIPEDDDAGLADSALSGHDLIVRELGATLVDEFPNE encoded by the coding sequence GTGTCGTCCCTAGCGCTCTACCGCCGTTACCGCCCCGAGTCCTTCGCCGAGGTCATCGGGCAGGAGCATGTCACCGACCCGTTGCAGCAGGCCCTGCGGAACAACCGGGTCAATCACGCGTACCTGTTCAGCGGGCCGAGGGGCTGCGGGAAGACGACCAGCGCGCGCATCCTCGCGCGGTGTCTGAACTGCGAGCAGGGGCCGACCCCGACCCCCTGCGGGGTCTGCCAGTCCTGTCAGGACCTGGCCAGGACCGGGCCCGGGTCGATCGATGTCATCGAGATCGACGCCGCCTCGCACGGTGGTGTGGACGACGCGCGTGATCTGCGGGAGAAGGCATTCTTCGGGCCGGCGAGCAGTCGTTACAAGATCTACATCATCGACGAGGCCCACATGGTCACCCCGGCGGGCTTCAACGCCCTGCTGAAGGTCGTCGAGGAGCCGCCGGAGCATCTCAAGTTCATCTTCGCGACCACCGAGCCGGAGAAGGTCATCGGCACGATCCGGTCGCGTACGCACCACTATCCGTTCCGGCTGGTGCCGCCCGGCACGCTGCGTGAGTATCTCGGCGAGGTGTGTGGCAAGGAGCGGATCCCGGTCGCCGACGGGGTGCTGCCGCTGGTCGTCCGGGCCGGGGCCGGGTCCGTACGGGACTCGATGTCCGTGATGGACCAGCTCCTCGCGGGCGCCGCCGAGGACGGTGTGACGTACGCGATGGCGACGTCGCTGCTCGGTTACACGGACAGTTCGCTCCTCGACTCGACCATCGACGCCTTCGCGGCCGGGGACGGCGCCGCGGCCTTCGAGGTCGTGGACCGCGTCATCGAGGGCGGCAACGACCCCCGGCGCTTCGTCGCCGACCTGCTGGAGCGGCTGCGGGACCTGGTCATCCTGGCCGCCGTTCCGGACGCCGGTACGAAGGGGCTCATCGACGCCCCCGACGACGTCATCCAGCGGATGCAGGACCAGGCGGCGGTCTTCGGGGCCGCCGAGCTGAGCCGGGCCGCCGACCTCGTCAACACCGGGCTGACCGAGATGCGGGGCGCCACCTCGCCCCGGCTCCAGCTCGAACTGATCTGCGCGCGCGTGCTGCTGCCCGCCGCCTTCGACGACGAACGGTCCGTCCAGACGCGGCTCGACCGGCTGGAGCGGGGGGTGGCCTCGGCGGCGTTCTCGACCGGGGGGGCCGGACCCGCCGTGGGGTACGTCCCCGGGCCCGAGGCCCACATGCCGCCGCCCGGCAGCGGTCACCCGGCGGCGCGCCCCGCGACGCCCGGCAACGGTCACGGCAACGCTCGCGGCGGGGGAGGGGAGGCGCGGACACCGGCACCTCCCGTACCCGCCGAGGCACCCTTCGTTCCCGAGGCGCCGCCCGTTCCCGAGACGCCCGCTCCGGCCGCCGGCGCCCGGCCCGGTGCCTGGCCGGGGGCCGCGGCGCCTCCGCCCCGGCCCCCGGCGCCCGGGACGGCCGCCCGCAAGCCCGGTGGCTGGCCCACGGCCTCCACACCCGGCAGGCCCGCCCCGGCCCCCGAAGCTGCCCCGGCCGCGCCCCCGGCGTACGAGTCCGGGGCCCCCTCCGCCCCGGCCGGCGGCGGTCCCGGCATGACCCAGGGCGCCGGACAGGTGCGGAACATGTGGCCCGAGATCCTGGAGGCGGTGAAGAACCGCCGGCGCTTCACCTGGATCCTGCTCAGCCAGAACGCGCAGGTCGCGGGCTTCGACGGGACGACCCTCCAACTCGGCTTCCTCAACGCGGGAGCCCGCGACAACTTCGCCACCAGCGGCAGCGAGGAAGTCCTCAAGCAGGCGCTCTCCGAGCACTTCCGCGTCCAGTGGAAGATCGAGGCGATCATCGACCCCTCGGGCGGCACCCAGCCGCCGCCCGCCCCCGGCGGGGGCAACGGCCCCTCAGGGGGCGGGAGTTACGGCGGCGGGGGCGGTGGCGGTGCGCCCGGCGGCTACGGCGGCGGAGGCGGCGCCCGGCCCCCGGCTCCCGCCCCCTCCCAGCGACCCGCGCCGCCCGCCCAGCACCCCGCCGACTCCGGCCCCGGCGCGGGCTCCCCGGCGCCCGGCGGCCACGCCTCGGCCGCCACCGCCACCGCCACGGCCGCCCCCGGCCACGCGCCGCCCGAACAGCGCCGCCCGTCCGGCGGTCCCGTCGCGCCCCCTCCCCCCGTCGTCCCCCAGGTCGCCCCCGAGGACGACATCCCGGAGGACGACGACGCCGGCCTGGCCGACTCCGCGCTCTCCGGCCACGACCTGATCGTCCGCGAGCTGGGCGCCACGCTCGTCGACGAGTTCCCGAACGAGTAG
- the purD gene encoding phosphoribosylamine--glycine ligase gives MKVLVIGGGAREHALCRSLSLDPDVTALHCAPGNAGIAEVAELHPVDATDGTAVARLAARLEAGLVVVGPEAPLVAGVADAVRDAGIACFGPSAEAARLEGSKAFAKSVMAAASVPTGRSYVCTTPEEIDTALDAFGAPFVVKDDGLAAGKGVVVTDDLATAREHALACGRVVIEEFLDGPEVSLFAVTDGRTVLPLRPAQDFKRALDGDEGPNTGGMGAYSPLPWADPKLVDEVLETVLQPTVDEMRRRGTPFSGLLYAGLAITGRGVRVIEFNARFGDPETQVVLARLRTPLAGVLLAAAEGRLADLPELVWRDDAAVTVVVASHNYPGTPRTGDPVEGLADVVAQDAPDAYVLHAGTRLADDGRTVLSAGGRVLSVTATGKDLAQARERAYAAVGRIRLDGSQHRTDIAREAADA, from the coding sequence GTGAAGGTCCTTGTCATCGGCGGCGGCGCCCGCGAACACGCCCTGTGCCGCTCCCTGTCCCTCGATCCCGACGTCACCGCGCTGCACTGCGCGCCCGGCAACGCGGGTATCGCCGAAGTCGCCGAGCTCCACCCGGTCGACGCCACGGACGGCACGGCCGTCGCCCGGCTCGCCGCCCGCCTGGAGGCCGGCCTCGTCGTCGTCGGCCCCGAGGCGCCCCTGGTCGCCGGGGTCGCCGACGCCGTACGGGACGCGGGCATCGCCTGCTTCGGCCCGTCCGCCGAGGCCGCGCGGCTGGAGGGCTCCAAGGCCTTCGCGAAGTCCGTGATGGCCGCCGCGAGCGTCCCCACCGGTCGCAGTTACGTGTGCACCACCCCCGAGGAGATCGACACCGCCCTCGACGCCTTCGGCGCCCCCTTCGTCGTCAAGGACGACGGACTCGCGGCCGGCAAGGGCGTCGTCGTCACCGACGACCTCGCGACCGCCCGCGAGCACGCGCTCGCCTGCGGCCGGGTCGTCATCGAGGAGTTCCTGGACGGCCCGGAGGTCTCCCTCTTCGCCGTCACCGACGGCCGTACGGTGCTCCCGCTGCGCCCCGCCCAGGACTTCAAGCGCGCGCTCGACGGCGACGAGGGCCCCAACACCGGCGGCATGGGCGCGTACTCCCCGCTCCCGTGGGCCGACCCCAAACTGGTCGACGAGGTCCTGGAGACCGTGCTCCAGCCCACCGTGGACGAGATGCGCCGCCGGGGCACGCCGTTCTCCGGGCTGCTCTACGCGGGCCTGGCGATCACCGGCCGGGGTGTGCGGGTCATCGAGTTCAACGCCCGGTTCGGCGACCCCGAGACGCAGGTGGTCCTGGCACGGCTGCGGACCCCGCTCGCCGGTGTCCTGCTGGCCGCCGCCGAAGGACGGCTCGCGGACCTGCCGGAGCTGGTGTGGCGCGACGACGCGGCGGTCACCGTGGTGGTGGCCTCGCACAACTACCCGGGCACCCCGCGTACCGGCGACCCCGTCGAGGGACTGGCCGACGTCGTCGCGCAGGATGCCCCCGACGCGTACGTCCTGCACGCCGGGACCCGGCTCGCGGACGACGGCCGCACGGTCCTCAGCGCCGGCGGACGCGTGCTGTCCGTCACGGCGACCGGCAAGGACCTCGCGCAGGCGCGGGAACGGGCGTACGCGGCCGTGGGCCGGATCCGGCTGGACGGGTCGCAGCACCGCACGGACATCGCCCGCGAGGCCGCCGACGCCTGA
- a CDS encoding tetratricopeptide repeat protein — protein sequence MDTAKPRELFEQARAAWDAERWQTAADRYEELLGRLPDHPRSAEWWYDAALAHKFLRNWDKAYTLGREAAARSPRGEGDPAFWNLGIAATVKREWAVARDAWEGFGITIPEGEGEIVGSFGRCCVRLSTDTGHEVVWGVRLCPTRARVISVPVSPGRRFGEVVLHDGEPRGERTTDGRTHSVFDELLLFEPSGLSTHTVTVSAAAASDIDALERDFTERGYGAEPASSFELICSCCSTGTHPQTRSVHPGTQKVSLAAPGPEIPALLNAWASAGPGRSWEKLTLAG from the coding sequence ATGGACACGGCGAAGCCCCGGGAGCTCTTCGAGCAGGCCCGAGCGGCGTGGGACGCGGAGCGGTGGCAGACCGCCGCCGACCGGTACGAGGAGTTGCTCGGCCGCCTTCCCGACCACCCCCGGAGCGCGGAGTGGTGGTACGACGCGGCCCTGGCGCACAAGTTCCTGCGCAACTGGGACAAGGCGTACACGCTCGGCCGCGAGGCGGCGGCACGATCACCGCGCGGCGAGGGGGACCCGGCATTCTGGAACCTCGGCATCGCGGCAACGGTGAAGCGGGAATGGGCCGTTGCCCGCGACGCGTGGGAGGGCTTCGGGATCACCATCCCCGAGGGCGAGGGAGAGATCGTCGGCTCGTTCGGCCGCTGCTGCGTACGCCTGAGCACCGACACCGGCCACGAGGTCGTGTGGGGCGTACGGCTCTGCCCCACCCGGGCACGGGTCATCAGCGTTCCGGTGTCCCCGGGCCGGCGCTTCGGGGAAGTGGTCCTGCACGACGGCGAGCCCCGGGGCGAGCGGACCACGGACGGCCGGACCCACAGCGTCTTCGACGAACTCCTGCTCTTCGAACCCTCCGGCCTCTCCACGCACACCGTGACGGTCTCGGCGGCAGCGGCCTCCGACATCGACGCGCTGGAAAGGGACTTCACGGAGCGCGGGTACGGCGCGGAGCCCGCGAGCAGCTTCGAACTCATCTGCTCCTGCTGCAGCACAGGAACCCACCCCCAGACCCGATCGGTCCACCCGGGCACCCAGAAGGTGTCGTTGGCAGCCCCAGGACCGGAGATACCCGCCCTGCTCAACGCATGGGCGTCGGCGGGCCCGGGTCGCTCCTGGGAGAAGTTGACCCTCGCCGGCTGA